From Ignavibacterium sp.:
ATTTTCAGGCAAGAGTGCCGGTTGATCCATTTAATGTTTTGTATCCGGGAACAGATGGTCCCGGAGTAATAGGAAATCCGGAAACTAAAGATTCAGAAACCAAATATATTTTCCTTCCAAGAGTAGGTGTTTCATTTCCAATCGGAGAAAGTACAGCATTCAGAATTCAGTATGGACATTTTGCTTCAATGCCAATTTTTTCTCAGGCACTTTCAAATAAAACCTGGGTTGGATGGCAGGGAATAGGAAATCCTAATCTTGAACCAAAAAAAACAATCCAGTATGAATTCGGATTACAACAAACTATTGGAGAAAGCAACAGACTGGATTTTGCTGTTTATTACAATGATCGTGTAACACAAATCGGTTCAAGAAATATTGCTGCTTATACCGGAAGCAGAAATCAGTTTGCAGGATTTACAGTTGATAACACACCACTTTATTATTACTTATCTTATGCCAACAATGCTTTCGGTTCAACGCTTGGCTTTGAAGCAACGCTTGAATCTTTTGGAACGAAAAACTGGTCATACAGAATTAGTTACAGCTTATCCCAAACTACAACAGGAAACTATGGCGCTTCGATAGTTTATCCTGACAATACACGGGGTTATTCAACAAGAAACTTTACCGGTGAATTTTTGGCTTCGTGGGATAGAACTCATAATCTCAGAACATTAGTTCAATACTTTTGGGATAAAGATGAAGGTCCTGAATTATTTGGAGTTAAGCCCCTTGCTGATGCTTCTCTTAGTATGACTTACACTGCACAATCTGGTGTTCCTTTTACTTATATCACGGATTTTGGACTTAGAGATGTTGTCAATAATCGTCGCTATCCGATTGAATCAAGTGTTGATATAAATTTTATCAAAAATATTTATTTCGGTTCATATAAGCTTTTGATTGGAATAAGAGTAATGAATTTGTTTGATAATAAATGGATTACACCAATGTCAACGAATGATGATATAAATCTGTGGGTAGAACAAGGTGTAACTATGATGGATGCCGGAAACAATCCTAACAGATTTAGTTATTTGGTTGCACCTTATCGTGCATTCAGTAATATTCCAAGACAGGTTTTCTTTACAGTAGGTTTCGGATTTTAATTATGAAGTATAAAATAAATTTATTTTTCATTTTACTTTTTATTCTATCGGTAAATCCAATAATAGTATTCGCTCAGATTGAATCATCATCACTGATATTTAATCGCGGTAAACTCTGGCAAACAGTTCAGTTTGGAAAAGTCGGTCCGCAATTTAGTAACTGGACACAAAGAGGCATTGGATTAGATTGGCCCGGATTTGATGCAAGTCTTATCAGTGATAATATTGGTGGACAAGCATCACATCTTGTTTCTGGTGGTTTGATTGTTGGAACAAAATGGACTCAGGATAGTATTCTTTCAGTTGAAGAATGGTCAATGTATGCTGGTTCGGTTGCTGAAGGAGCCGGAGCTAAATACAGAGTGAAAACTCATAGAAGAGTCTATCCAAATGGTGCAAATCATTGGTTGCAGTCCAATCCCAATGCTGGTGAAGAAGTGATTGAAACAATCTGGGAATATAATACTGACTACACAGATGAATTTCAGATCAAAAGAATGCTTCCGATAAGAGTAAGGAGAACTTCACATCAATGGAGTGGATCAAAAGCCGATGAGAATTATATAATTCACGAGTACATAATAAAAAATATCTCACCTGAGATAAAAAATATTGTTCCTCCAACGCGTTTTGTTGCTGATACACTTTTTGATTTTTATGCAGTGATAAATTACGGAATTCATAGTAATTCAAGATCATGGTCGGTGCTTTTTCCTTCGCTTTCACCCGGTGCCCGCAACACACAGTTTTTCTATAATTCAGCCAGAAGATTACTATATGGAAGAGCAGCAGATTATCCCGAAACTCCGGGATTAAATGAGGACTTTGGTTACTCACCGGCATTTGGTCCCACAATAAACGGAAGACCAACCGGCGAATATCTTGCACCGGCTTTTGCAGGCATTAAACTTTTATATTCTTCACCGGATAAAAACGGAATACAGTCTAATGTTGTAAGATATGGTTGGTCGGCTGCGAGTAATTCAATAGACCTCAGTGGACCACTTACAAACATCGGCTCGCTTGAAGCTCAGTATGATTTTGTTAAAGATATTCGTCTTGCTGCAAATTTTGTTTCAAGTTCAACAGATACAGTTTTTATGACCCGTTCCAGAATGTGGTCACTGATGCAACTTGGACCTTATGATATATTGCCCGGCGATTCTATCAGAATTGTTATTGCTGAGATTGTTGATGGAGTTGACTACAAGCAGGCAATTGACCCTCAGAACAATCCTGTTAATATAATTAATCGTGATACACGGAATGCATTTTTCGCTTCAGCAGACCGTGCACAACAGACTTATGACAATGGATTCAATCATAATGATCCACCTGCTGCACCAGACTTTATAGTTGATTATAATCGCGAAAGTCAATCTGTTGCAAATATTATTAAATGGAACAATGACAAAGAAGCAATTCCGGATCCTGATAATGGTAATTTTGATTTAGTTGGTTATATAATCTATCGCTCTGATTTTTTACCTATTGGTCCCTGGATTGCAATCGATACCGTTACAAAAGGTGATATTAATTATCTGGAAGGCAATACTTATACCTATGTTGATAGTTTGGTAACGATTGGACAAAGATATTATTATGCTCTGACTTCGTTTGATACTCAAGGTCTTGAAACTTCAATTTTTGCTAATCGTTTGCAGATACCCTTTACTGCAACACTACCACCAAGAGATAATCTGGAAGATATTCTGGTTGTACCAAATCCTTTTGTAATCGGAGAAGGATTTTCACAACCGGGTGAGCAGGATAAAATTCAGTTTGTTAATTTACCTAATCCTTGTACTATAAGAATTTATACTGTGCGCGGAGATTTGGTTAAAACAATTGATGTTAAGGAAGGTGATGGAGCAATAGTTTCGTGGGATCAGGTTACTGACTTTGGACAATTTGTTGAAAGCGGCGTTTATATTTTCCACGCTGAGTTTAATGGCGGAACTAAAATCGGAAAGTTCGCAATAGTGAGATAAAATTTATGGCAAAGAGTTTAATTAAAATATCATTACTGGTTTCTTTATTTGTTTCTTCGTTTGTCTTTGCACAAGACTTTAAGAAAACTGCAACAGCAGGCTTTGCATTTTTGGAAATTCCGGTTACAGCCAGAACAGCAGCACTTGGTGAATCTTCAATTGCTCTTTCTGATATGAATTCACAAGGAATTTTCACTAATCCTGCCTCCATTGGTTTTACAGAACTGACTCACTCATTTTCTGCATCATATTCAGGTTGGTTTGCTGATACTAAACACTATGCTTCCAGCTATTCATTCAAATCAGACCTTGGTGTGTTTGCAGTTGGAGTAGTTATGCTCGATTACGGTTCAATGCCCAGAACGGTTGCTGGTGGTGGTCAACGGGTTTATAATATACTTGGTTCATTTGATGCAAATTCTGTTTCACTCGGATTAGGTTTTTCAAAAATGCTGACTGATAGATTTTCGTTTGGATTAGTAGCAAAATATGTCGAAGAGAAAATAGATGTTTACAAAGCAAATAACTTTTTGTTGGATGGAGGAGTTTTATATTATACCGGACTTGGCTCTCTTCGGATTGCTGCAAGTCTTCAAAACTTCGGAACAAATTCAAAATTTATTGCTGATGAATTCAAAATGCCAATAATGCTCAGACTTGGAGCTGCTGCAGAACTAATCGGTCAAAAAGATTCTGAATACAGAATAACACTTACAGCCGAAGCTCTACATCCAACTGATGCAGATGAAAGAGTTAATATCGGAACTGAAATAGGATGGAATGAGATGATTATACTTCGTGCAGGATATAAATTTTTCTATGACGAAGAAACTTTTTCATTCGGTGTTGGATTGAATCCCGGAATAAGTCTGCCGGTTATTGCTGATTTTTCTTTTGTGGATTACGGAAGACTTGGTAATGTTTTGAGATTTACTCTTCAACTTGGTTTGTATTGAGAGAAGTAAAATGAAGAAAATATTTTCAATATTATTTATTAGTATTTTCAGCTGCTTTTCTTTTGCACAGATAAAAAACATAACCTTAGTTTCTGATTATTCTTTTGCTCAGGATAAAAGATTACAAATTACAAAAGCAAATTCTCTGGGCGCACTGGTTTCGGTTAAAGTGAATCTGATAGATAATTTTAATCTTACTTTCTCTTCAGGTTATAAGCTTTACTCATTGAATGAACCTGATGTTTTAAAAACATGGAACTGGGATTTCTGGACAGCAAGATATTATCCCAAAATTATATCTGATTTAAATGCTGATCCAAATCTTTCAGTGGAGATTGGTGCAATCCAGAAAATGGATTTGATACCTGCTATTCTTTTGCTCAACTACGATTTTCAGTTAACTGATGATTTAATTATTACTCCATCAGTTGGTGGAGGAGTTTATTTTTATACAAGACGAATGTTCGCTACTGAAACCTGGTCTAAAAAATTTCCTGATGCCGGTTACACTTTAACTTATTCCTTCAGGAATTTTGCACCTGATAAAAAAGGAAATCCATTCTTTAGCAAATTTGGTTTGGATGTTACATACAACCTTTTAAGCTATCTTGATATAACAGCATCTTCATACTATGTAAAAATGTTTGAGACTGAAGGCACAGTGGGATATGATATGTTTCCTTTCAGCAGCGAATTTTCTTTCAATCTGGGATTATCATTCAAGTACTGATATGAAAAAATATTTTATAGCAGCAATTGTTTTACTATTTAACTTAACTCTGATTGCTCAGGAAAATAATTTCTTTGTCGGAGCATCTTCGGTCTATAATATTCCTGTTGGTATGATGTCAAAAAGAATGCAGGGCAACATTGGTGTTATGCTTTTTGCCGGAAAACCGCTTTCAACAGATTGGACATGGATAGGGAAGTTTGAGTATTTCAAACTTACTGATGTTA
This genomic window contains:
- a CDS encoding PorV/PorQ family protein; this encodes MAKSLIKISLLVSLFVSSFVFAQDFKKTATAGFAFLEIPVTARTAALGESSIALSDMNSQGIFTNPASIGFTELTHSFSASYSGWFADTKHYASSYSFKSDLGVFAVGVVMLDYGSMPRTVAGGGQRVYNILGSFDANSVSLGLGFSKMLTDRFSFGLVAKYVEEKIDVYKANNFLLDGGVLYYTGLGSLRIAASLQNFGTNSKFIADEFKMPIMLRLGAAAELIGQKDSEYRITLTAEALHPTDADERVNIGTEIGWNEMIILRAGYKFFYDEETFSFGVGLNPGISLPVIADFSFVDYGRLGNVLRFTLQLGLY